In a single window of the Zea mays cultivar B73 chromosome 5, Zm-B73-REFERENCE-NAM-5.0, whole genome shotgun sequence genome:
- the LOC103627669 gene encoding nuclear transcription factor Y subunit B-1 isoform X1: MGRKAKRCSASAGKKDDGREEKVAAAPAAEGASSSSSDGEGAGTAATGLPMANLVRLMRQVIPKGVKISSRAKDLTHDCAVEFVGFLAGEASELARAQHRRTISPEDFTRSLQALGFDDYVRPMSTYISRYREQATSPAGYSGGFARRPPPRATAAPCVSDEETRSRVPPHGEHGDGWRTSVNTPAPGGHGYDYTSPDNM; encoded by the exons ATGGGCCGCAAGGCGAAGCGATGTAGTGCTA GTGCTGGGAAGAAGGACGACGGCCGTGAAGAGAAGGTTgccgccgcgccggcggccgagggcgcgtcgtcgtcgtcgtcggacgGGGAAGGAGCAGGCACCGCGGCCACCGGGCTGCCGATGGCCAACCTCGTCCGCCTCATGCGGCAGGTGATCCCCAAGGGGGTCAAGATCTCATCGCGCGCCAAGGACCTCACGCACGACTGCGCCGTCGAGTTCGTCGGCTTCCTCGCCGGCGAGGCGTCCGAGCTGGCCAGGGCGCAGCACCGCCGCACCATCTCGCCCGAGGACTTCACGCGCTCGCTCCAGGCGCTCGGCTTCGACGACTACGTCAGGCCCATGAGCAcctacatcagccgctaccgcgaGCAGGCCACCAGCCCCGCCGGCTACAGCGGCGGGTTCGCGCGGCGCCCTCCTCCCCGTGCGACGGCGGCGCCGTGCGTTTCCGATGAGGAAACGCGGAGTCGTGTTCCCCCACACGGAGAGCACGGTGATGGCTGGCGCACGTCGGTGAACACGCCCGCGCCGGGCGGGCACGGCTATGATTACACTTCGCCTGATaacatgtga
- the LOC103627669 gene encoding nuclear transcription factor Y subunit B-1 isoform X2 has product MGRKAKRCAGKKDDGREEKVAAAPAAEGASSSSSDGEGAGTAATGLPMANLVRLMRQVIPKGVKISSRAKDLTHDCAVEFVGFLAGEASELARAQHRRTISPEDFTRSLQALGFDDYVRPMSTYISRYREQATSPAGYSGGFARRPPPRATAAPCVSDEETRSRVPPHGEHGDGWRTSVNTPAPGGHGYDYTSPDNM; this is encoded by the exons ATGGGCCGCAAGGCGAAGCGAT GTGCTGGGAAGAAGGACGACGGCCGTGAAGAGAAGGTTgccgccgcgccggcggccgagggcgcgtcgtcgtcgtcgtcggacgGGGAAGGAGCAGGCACCGCGGCCACCGGGCTGCCGATGGCCAACCTCGTCCGCCTCATGCGGCAGGTGATCCCCAAGGGGGTCAAGATCTCATCGCGCGCCAAGGACCTCACGCACGACTGCGCCGTCGAGTTCGTCGGCTTCCTCGCCGGCGAGGCGTCCGAGCTGGCCAGGGCGCAGCACCGCCGCACCATCTCGCCCGAGGACTTCACGCGCTCGCTCCAGGCGCTCGGCTTCGACGACTACGTCAGGCCCATGAGCAcctacatcagccgctaccgcgaGCAGGCCACCAGCCCCGCCGGCTACAGCGGCGGGTTCGCGCGGCGCCCTCCTCCCCGTGCGACGGCGGCGCCGTGCGTTTCCGATGAGGAAACGCGGAGTCGTGTTCCCCCACACGGAGAGCACGGTGATGGCTGGCGCACGTCGGTGAACACGCCCGCGCCGGGCGGGCACGGCTATGATTACACTTCGCCTGATaacatgtga